The window CAGCGCTGGCTCCTGCCACtcagaggaggacaaggaggaggagggagcagcTGAGTAACCTTGGCCctgtgggcctgggcctggggAGTGTGTGGGGCTGGAGGTAGCCAGGGCACCCGAAGTGGATGTGGACCCAGAGGAGGAGGCCGCTGGAGCACCTGAAGGGTGGGCAGGCCCAGAGAATGGGTTGAGTGCACCAAAGGGAGCAAGGGACTTCTGGGGACGTGAGGGTTTAAACAGAGGCGGGCAGCTATGGTAGTTCTTAACCGCTGGGGTGTCAGCTCCCAAGAGGGAGGCGGTTCGACCACTCAAAGGCTCTGCTAGGGCTCTTGAGGCCTGACTGGGCGGCTGGGTGGTGGTAGAAGGTAGGGGTCCTGGTGGCGGGCGACTAGAGGACTCGCTGGCTTTACAATCTCCCCAGGTGCAAGGGTAGCAATAGAGAGAGTATGCATCCGGTGACGGGGAACCACTGCCACTGCGGGATCCTGCCCTATaagcaaagacagacacacaggatgtatgcagaaggcagagagaatggGAGGTGATACTCACGGGACCCCAAAGCAGGAAACTATCCCTAAGTCCCCAAGTCATGTCAGAACACGCAGGGGAAATTAAACTGAAAAAGTACAAATTGGAAAATTGGAGCCTCAAGGCTAAAGAcaggactcagtggttaagagcacttgttgattTCCTGAGGACCCTGGTCAGGTTCCCAACACCCaaatggtaactcacaaccattcataactccagttccaggacacctGAAGACCTCTTCCGGCCTccttacatacatgcagacaaaacattcatacacataaaataaaatcagtaaatCGTAAAGAAAAGGATGGTTGCTTCTCTGCAGCAGAGCCCCAGTGCAGGGagtgatcatccaccatgatcccACGCATCGGGATGATGCCAGAGACTCACCCATCCTGCAGGCCAGAGGAATAGTACGAGAGACTGGAGCTCGGTGAGTGGACAGACTGCAGCTTGGGGAAGCGGGGCGGCACTGGAGGGCTGCCTGTGAGCCTACTGCAGCTGCTGCCACCCCTAGGAGGCACAGGCGGGGCGTGAAGCAGGCGGCACTCTTCCTTCACCTGCAGACAGAAGACCATGACTGCCTCACTGGGCAGTTGGCCTGCCTTACCTCACTTCTCAAGCAGGTGGACCTGGGCCTGAGACCTTGTCCCACCCAGAATGGAGGCTGCCCTGACTAGACACCTCTAGTCTATTTCCAGCCTATTTTGTCCCTCAGACTCGGTCCACAACACTCCCCTATTTCATCGTAAATTCATTGTGAACGTTAGTAGATTGGAGGACCGGGGGATGGGGCGCAATAGCGATATTCCTTCTATATTCCTTCTTCAAGGAAAAGGGTACGCCAAGAGGGATCAAAAGGAGGAACAGGGTCTGCTACCTGGATCCTGTCCTTACAAATTAAGTTTCCCCAAAGAGTGTGTTAAAAGGTGTGATTGATGAGGGAAGTGTCCTATGGACAAATAAGTGGGGAACCGTTAAATATCAGCGCAGAACAAACCTATCAGAGCCTATAATGTGGTTTTAACTCCCCAGGAGTCCTGGGATTGCTTGAAATCACTCGCATCTCCTACATTTACTACACCTCGGAACTTTTCCATCATGGAGGACTTTGTGGAGCTTTGGGTATCCCTGTTTCCAGCTCAGCCTCAATTCTCTGTGCCTTGTGCGTGTTCCCTgatctttccccttcttccccgtTGGCTCTAGCCATCCTATCACTCCCCAGGAGCTCCGAGCCTCCGTGTCCCTCTAAAAGCTGCCTAAGTTCTTACAAGGACTGAGCAGAGCTCACTCACCGCCTCAGATTTGGGGGGGACAGGAGGCGGTGGTGCCTCTGGTTCATGCTGTGGGGGCCCCACGGTCCCAAAAGAGATGAGATCCGGCCCTGTCAGCGGCCGTGCACGGGCGTCGGCGAGGCTTTCGGGGCCTTGGTGCACCCACAGCTCCTCGTAGGGGATCTCGGCGCACGCGGCCGCGGGCTCGGGCGCACCCGCCCAATCAGGGCTCACGTACTCCTGGTCGCTGTCGCTCGGTGCTGGCAGGGCAGGACCCAGGCGACCCGGCGGTCCAGGCACACGGACAGACCCGGGAACACGCGGCGCGGGCAGGCAGAGGCGCGCACGGCGCGGACTGGCGCAATCGTCCGCGAGCTCCGCGGGCGCCTCGCGCACAGCAGTGGAGTACTCGTCCGGATCGAAGCGCTCGCGACAGTAGGAGGCGCTGTCGCGCACCAGGCGCTCGACGCGCGGGTCCCCGGCCAGCAGACCCTGCGGCAGAGTGAAGCGCGGCGTGTCGGTGAGCAGCAGGAAGTGCAGTGGCGCCGGACCCTCACGGCGCAGCGCCAGCCCCAGCACCACGGTCTTGGAGATGATGCTGACCAGCTTATAGCAGTGGCCCTCCCGCACAGGGTGTAGGTCGTAAGGGTTGCGCGGCGGCCGGCTGGGTACCAGCACGTTCACCGGAAGCCTCACGCGCTCGATGATGGCGCGCACCGTGTGCTCGCCCTCCTGCATTTGTAGCTCCAGAGGGCTGCGCGTGCTAAAGCGGCCCTGGCATTGGAAGGGCAGGCTCAGGCTCTCGTTGGTGCGGTGGTTCATGCAGATGAGACAGGGCATCTTGCCTCTGACGGGCCTGGCGGCCCCGCCGCCACCTCCTGTGGCCCCCATACTCCCGGGACCGCCGATTCCAGCCAAGGCCCCTGCACGGCCCAACTTGCGCAGGAGCGTGGTGAAGCGCGAGCGCTCTTTGGTTGTCTTGGCGCACAGAATCTCGGCCTGACCCATGAGAGTGAGCTCGTCGCCTGCGTGCAGTGTGAAGTTGTACACCTCGCTGTCCTCGCTGAACTCGCCTGACACCACCTGGGAAATCCCAGAGACAAGATGAGGCCCTAGCTAGGGTCTCAAGGAAAGTCACACACCAGTTCCAAGCTCCCCTAGCTCTCCAGTCCTTTCCTCTTCAACTGTCGCTGACATCAAAGCAAGAGCACTGGACTGGGACTGGAGGGAATCTGAGACTTTAACATTTTCCTTAGCTCCTTAGTTTCCTCGGATGATATTATGAGCATAGAGATATCCTTTGAAAGTGCTCAGTCATGACAGATTTTATTAAGCCCTCTTGACCATTTGCGTGAAACAATACCTCACTCACTCAAGACTACATCAGGTCATGACCCCTCCACACACCATTCCTGCTTCACCACATCTCCTAGAAAATGCTTCAGTCCACTGAGTTAGTGAATAGGCTTTCCCCAAATGGCCTGCCTGTACCAAATGGTGATCAGAAGCCACTCTCCCTCCTGGATCCTATGAGCAACCTAGGGAAAGGGAAGCTTGGGAAGCTTCTACCCCGTGCTAGAAGGACTAACCTTGACACTGAAGGTGATGGCTTCCATCACAAAGATTCGGTCAGGGAAGACACTGGCCACCTCCTCCACACTGCTGAAGTATCTCACCGGCTCCCGCACATCCCGAGCCTGCTCCAGGAGCTTGAATTTGCCTGCACAGGGAACACGGGCAGTTGGGGTAGGGCCTGCCTGCTAGGGGCCAGGTCTGAATTCTAGGAACACCAGGCCCCCTACTGATTGCTATCCCAAACCCATCCAGTCCCTCTGTAATTCAGGTGGGCACAAGGCAAGTAACTAAGGTATAATATAAACATCGTGTGAATTGTCTATGTCACCTCATCAACCATATTCACTTTTGTGATGAGCTTAAAGACAGGCTAGGAACCCCTCTGCCCTCACAGAGATGGAAAAGCCGAGGATTTGTGAGGACTAGCAGAAGATGATGGAGagaagacatggtttctctagtTCTTCTGTGTTCCCTCACCATAGTCTGCTCCCATTTGTGGCATACCCACTGTTGAATCAGTCACTACCAAAGTCCCGTCAGACTGGACAGTTCTGTAAAGTCTGCTCCTAAGAAATTCGGGccagctggagggatggctgagGCAGTTAGGAGAACAGGGTGCTctcccagagctcctgagttcaaatcccagcaaccacgtggtggctcacaaccatctgtaatgggacctgatgccctcttctggtgtgtctgaagacagcaggtGACCAGCTGTGAGAAAAGACCTGCAAAAGAAGAGACCGGCCTGGCACAGTGTGTGGGGATTGCGAAGTTGCACCCTTCAAATGAAAGGGATTTTACAGAATGGATATTTTATTCTGTAAGAAATGAGAGGAAGTTGGGGGCATGGTTCAGCAGGCCAAGTATTTCTTGTACAAATATGAGGACCAGAGTCCAGctctccagcacccacgtggAAAACTAGGTGggcaaatgcctgtaatcccagctcaaaggaagtagagacaggaaatCCTCAGAGCAAGCAGACTAACCAGACCAGCAGAAGGAAGGAGCTGCGGGCTCAGGAAGAGACTGTGCCTCAGAATACAAAGTGGGGAGCAACCAAGGAGGGCACCTGATGTCAATCTTGGGGCTCTTCACAAAGTGcgcctgcacacacatatgcccacacaCATTTTGACATACATACTTGCAAGAATGTCACATTCCCAtgctcctgtgtgcacacacaaccaATAAAACCAGGAAAGAAAGTGGATGAAGCCCTCTGGAGGAGTTTGAACAAGAAAATGTAGTGATCAAAGCTGGGCTCTGGCAAGACTCAGGCAAGCAATCCAGTAACAAATCCTGGAGAAGAGCCAGGGAGCGGCACACAGGAATGAGAGCGACACACATGGCCTACTGGTCACAGAGGGGATGGCAGACTGTCCCACACTGGGAACCCAGAGGAACATGGTGGAGGCCGATCCTAGAAGACCAGCAAAGAGCCTCATGGGGTAGTGCCAATTGTTGGTGCATAAGGTAGTGCCACGTATATGTGGGAAAGAAAGAGCAACAGACTGAAGCACAGTGCAGCTGTGGGGCACATGCATTAGGGAACTGGAAAAGAAGACCTTAACCCTTTGGGGACCCATGACCCCCTAAAAGCCCACATTGCTCATAGTATAAACACACAATGAAGAGGGCTCCCACCCAAAGTCCAACCAGAGGCAGAGGGAACCTAAGAAACCTCTGCTGCCTGACACAGGGCCTGAACCATCAACATCCAGCACCAAGGAGAGGGTGGAGCTAAGAAAGAGCAGAGAGGACAGTGAAGGTGCCCTGGAGCGAACCGGAGTAAGGGTCCGGATCCAGCCCAAACTCCCAGACCCTAAAGGGAAGAAGGGCCACAGCCCAAGGCatcagggagaaaaggagggtcCAGAGTCAAGGCGCAGGAGTCCGGAGGACGCTGACACTCTCTAACCCACTTcaggctcctcctcttccacacGTGAACCCCCACCCCTCAACCTCGAGCTGCCAGACGTAGAGAAATGCCTGCTGCCCCCTGTGGCGAGATTTGGAGCCCAGTCAGGGTTGGATCCTGAGAGGATGTGGCAGAAAAGATCGATGTAACCATGGTATCCAGCACCGCCCCCCTCAGCCGCCCAGCCGGGTCATTTctggggggaggaaggaagggagacctCTCGGGAGTCGTGTATTGGCCTCTAGAAGCCTTCTCTGCCCTGCAGCTTCCTCTCCtgcccaccccccgccccccaacgTCGGTGTAAGGGCAAAGTCTACTAAAGGATCTGAGGACTGTCCCACATTTGCACAGTCCTTTCCAGCCCGAAGCACCTCTCAGAACCAACCTCTCGCAGGCGAGCTCTCAGTAAAGATCAGCGGTAATGATTCAGATGCTGCCGTCTAGTTTGCACAAAATCCCGTTCGGTTCTGCATTGCACCGTTAGGTGGAAAGAGCATAGACTTCAGACGCGGATGTGCCCGAGTCTCAGTTCTGCCACCAAGCAGCATGTGAAATCGTTTGCTGTCTGGACTTTGTGGTTTTCCCATATGTAAACTGGATCCATACTACATGACTCACATTGGAGTTGAGCGGAGGGGCGCACCTGAcaagggctggggaggggggtAGGCCAAGGCTCTGGAAATATCCGGTGGTTTGGGGAAGGTgtttggatcctcaggcagcactGGCCCAGATTTCTCAAGACACCAAGTCACCCTGACTCCTGCAGCCTGGAGACCg is drawn from Rattus norvegicus strain BN/NHsdMcwi chromosome 6, GRCr8, whole genome shotgun sequence and contains these coding sequences:
- the Garem2 gene encoding GRB2-associated and regulator of MAPK protein 2, whose protein sequence is MEKLAAGLAGLRWSMGAFPLDLIVSRCRLPTLACLGPGEYAEGVSERDILLIHSCRQWTTVTAHTLEEGHYVIGPKIDIPLQYPGKFKLLEQARDVREPVRYFSSVEEVASVFPDRIFVMEAITFSVKVVSGEFSEDSEVYNFTLHAGDELTLMGQAEILCAKTTKERSRFTTLLRKLGRAGALAGIGGPGSMGATGGGGGAARPVRGKMPCLICMNHRTNESLSLPFQCQGRFSTRSPLELQMQEGEHTVRAIIERVRLPVNVLVPSRPPRNPYDLHPVREGHCYKLVSIISKTVVLGLALRREGPAPLHFLLLTDTPRFTLPQGLLAGDPRVERLVRDSASYCRERFDPDEYSTAVREAPAELADDCASPRRARLCLPAPRVPGSVRVPGPPGRLGPALPAPSDSDQEYVSPDWAGAPEPAAACAEIPYEELWVHQGPESLADARARPLTGPDLISFGTVGPPQHEPEAPPPPVPPKSEAVKEECRLLHAPPVPPRGGSSCSRLTGSPPVPPRFPKLQSVHSPSSSLSYYSSGLQDGAGSRSGSGSPSPDAYSLYCYPCTWGDCKASESSSRPPPGPLPSTTTQPPSQASRALAEPLSGRTASLLGADTPAVKNYHSCPPLFKPSRPQKSLAPFGALNPFSGPAHPSGAPAASSSGSTSTSGALATSSPTHSPGPGPQGQGYSAAPSSSLSSSEWQEPALEPLDPFELGQASPPELELLRCQEPRASGTPGSGHCLSPLGPPKALEPEGLVLRQVPASLSPAALQGPEAGGTLLFLTQGCLEGPPGSPREGVPGAGVRDASSWQPPADLSALSVEEVSRSLRFIGLSEDVVSFFARERIDGSIFVQLSEDILADDFHLTKLQVKKIMQFIKGWRPKI